In a single window of the Equus quagga isolate Etosha38 chromosome 7, UCLA_HA_Equagga_1.0, whole genome shotgun sequence genome:
- the FGFR4 gene encoding fibroblast growth factor receptor 4 isoform X2 yields the protein MGGHRGRQSMGSQAWVSVSSRKEMWLLLALLGVLLGVPGSPALSLEVSEEMELEPCLAPSPEQQEQKLTVVLGQPVRLCCGRAERGGHWYKEGSRLAPAGRVRGWRGRLEIASSLLEDAGHYLCLARGSMLVLHNVTLVVDDSLTSSNDDEDRKAHRGPSNGHVYPQQAPYWTHPQRMEKKLHAVPAGNTVKFRCPAAGNPTPTIRWLKDGQDFHGEHRIGGIRLRHQHWSLVMESVVPSDRGTYTCLVENSLGSIRYSYLLDVLERSPHRPILQAGLPANTTAVAGSDVELLCKVYSDAQPHIQWLKHIVINGSSFGADGFPYVQVLKTADINSSEVEVLYLRNVSAEDAGEYTCLAGNSIGLSYQSAWLTVLPEEDFAWAAAAPEARYTDIILYASGSLALVVLLLLAGLYRGQVLHGRHPRQPATVQKLSRFPLARQFSLESGSSAKSSLSLVRGVHLSSNGPPLLAGLVSLDLPLDPLWEFPRDRLVLGKPLGEGCFGQVVRAEAFGMDPAQPDQASTVAVKMLKDNASDKDLADLVSEMEVMKLIGRHKNIINLLGVCTQEGPLYVIVECAAKGNLREFLRARRPPGPDLSPDGPRSSEGPLSFPALVSCAYQVARGMQYLESRKCIHRDLAARNVLVTEDNVMKIADFGLARGVHHIDYYKKTSNGRLPVKWMAPEALFDRVYTHQSDVWSFGILLWEIFTLGGSPYPGIPVEELFSLLREGHRMDRPPNCPPELYGLMRECWHAAPSQRPTFKQLVEALDKVLLAVSEEYLDLRLTFGPYSPASGDASSTCSSSDSVFSHDPLPLGPSSYPFPRVQT from the exons ATGGGGGGCCACAGAG GAAGGCAGTCGATGGGAAGCCAAGCCTGGGTCTCCGTGAGCAGCAGGAAGGAGATGTGGCTGCTGTTGGCCCTGTTGGGGGTCCTGCTGGGGGTGCCCGGGTCTCCAGCTTTGTCCCTTGAGGTCTCTGAGGAAATGGAGCTGG AGCCCTGCCTGGCCCCTAGCCCAGAGCAGCAAGAGCAGAAGCTGACCGTGGTCCTTGGGCAGCCTGTGCGGTTATGCTGTGGGCGGGCTGAGCGTGGTGGCCACTGGTACAAGGAGGGCAGTCGCCTGGCACCTGCTGGCCGAGTACGAGGCTGGAGGGGCCGCTTGGAGATTGCCAGCTCTCTACTGGAGGATGCTGGCCATTACCTCTGCCTGGCACGGGGCTCCATGCTTGTCCTGCACAATGTCACCTTGGTTGTGGATG ATTCCTTAACCTCCAGCAATGATGATGAGGACCGCAAAGCCCACAGAGGCCCCTCAAATGGGCACGTGTACCCCCAGCAAG CACCCTACTGGACACACCCTCAACGCATGGAGAAGAAACTGCATGCAGTGCCTGCTGGGAACACTGTCAAGTTCCGCTGCCCAGCTGCAGGCAACCCCACGCCCACCATCCGCTGGCTCAAGGATGGACAGGACTTCCATGGGGAGCATCGCATTGGAGGCATTCGG CTGCGCCACCAGCACTGGAGCCTGGTGATGGAAAGCGTGGTGCCCTCGGACCGTGGCACGTATACCTGCCTTGTGGAGAATTCTCTGGGCAGCATCCGCTACAGCTATCTGCTGGACGTGCTGG AGCGGTCCCCGCACCGGCCCATCCTGCAGGCGGGGCTCCCGGCCAACACCACAGCTGTGGCAGGCAGCGACGTGGAACTGCTGTGCAAGGTGTACAGCGATGCCCAGCCCCACATCCAATGGCTGAAGCACATCGTCATCAATGGCAGCAGCTTCGGTGCTGACGGCTTCCCATATGTGCAAGTCCTGAAG ACAGCAGACATCAATAGCTCAGAGGTGGAGGTCCTGTACCTTCGGAACGTGTCGGCTGAGGATGCAGGCGAGTACACCTGCCTGGCAGGCAACTCCATCGGCCTCTCCTATCAGTCGGCCTGGCTCACGGTGCTGCCAG AGGAGGACTTCGCGTGGGCAGCAGCAGCGCCCGAGGCCAGGTACACAGACATTATCCTGTATGCGTCGGGCTCTCTGGCTTTGGTGGTGCTCCTGCTGCTGGCCGGGCTGTATCGCGGGCAGGTGCTCCACGGCCGGCACCCCCGGCAGCCGGCCACTGTGCAGAAGTTGTCCCGCTTCCCTCTGGCCCGACAG TTCTCTCTGGAGTCGGGCTCCTCAGCCAAGTCAAGCTTGTCGCTGGTGCGGGGTGTCCATCTCTCCTCCAACGGCCCCCCCTTGCTTGCTGGCCTTGTGAGCCTAGACCTACCTCTTGACCCGCTGTGGGAGTTTCCCCGAGACAG GCTGGTGCTCGGGAAGCCTCTGGGTGAGGGCTGCTTCGGGCAGGTGGTGCGTGCAGAGGCCTTCGGCATGGACCCTGCCCAGCCTGACCAGGCCAGCACCGTGGCCGTCAAGATGCTCAAGG ACAATGCCTCTGACAAGGATTTGGCAGACCTGGTCTCTGAGATGGAGGTGATGAAGCTGATTGGCCGACACAAGAACATTATCAACCTGCTgggtgtctgcacccaggaag GGCCTCTGTACGTGATTGTAGAGTGTGCCGCCAAGGGAAACCTGCGGGAGTTCCTGCGGGCCCGGCGCCCCCCAGGCCCCGACCTGAGCCCTGACGGGCCACGGAGCAGTGAGGGACCACTCTCCTTTCCCGCCCTGGTCTCCTGTGCCTACCAGGTGGCCCGAGGCATGCAGTACCTGGAGTCTCGGAAG TGCATCCACCGGGACCTGGCTGCTCGCAACGTGCTGGTGACTGAGGACAATGTGATGAAGATTGCTGACTTTGGGCTGGCCCGCGGCGTCCACCACATTGACTACTACAAGAAAACCAGCAAc ggcCGCCTGCCTGTCAAGTGGATGGCACCTGAGGCCTTATTTGACCGAGTCTACACACACCAGAGTGATGT GTGGTCATTTGGGATCCTGCTGTGGGAGATCTTCACCCTCGGGGGCTCCCCATATCCCGGCATCCCAGTGGAGGAGCTCTTCTCACTGCTGCGGGAGGGCCATCGGATGGACCGGCCCCCGAACTGCCCCCCAGAGCT GTACGGCCTGATGCGTGAGTGCTGGCATGCAGCACCCTCTCAGAGGCCCACTTTCAAGCAGCTAGTGGAGGCGCTGGACAAGGTCCTGCTGGCCGTCTCTGAGGAG TACCTTGACCTCCGCCTCACCTTTGGACCCTACTCCCCTGCCAGTGGGGATGCCAGCAGCACCTGCTCTTCCAGCGACTCTGTCTTCAGCCACGATCCCCTGCCACTGGGGCCCAGCTCCTACCCCTTCCCCAGGGTGCAGACATGA